A region from the Benincasa hispida cultivar B227 chromosome 12, ASM972705v1, whole genome shotgun sequence genome encodes:
- the LOC120092659 gene encoding glycine-rich protein 5-like, whose product MAKIFIVVVAFVFLFVNAGGRNVPAGGSKEDYQTLEQAAAPVADPPSSSGVDDQKNIFGGVGGFAGMGGYIGGLFPHLGGVGVIGKYGGIGGGIGFGHGGFGGGVGGVGGVGGGFVPFP is encoded by the exons ATGGCGAAAATTTTCATTGTTGTCGTTGCGTTTGTTTTCTTATTCGTGAATGCAGGTGGGCGCAACGTTCCAG CCGGTGGCAGTAAGGAGGATTACCAAACCCTAGAACAGGCAGCAGCACCCGTGGCTGATCCACCGAGCAGTAGCGGCGTTGACGACCAAAAGAACATCTTTGGTGGGGTTGGAGGTTTTGCAGGCATGGGTGGCTACATTGGAGGGTTGTTTCCACATCTTGGTGGGGTTGGCGTAATCGGCAAGTACGGCGGAATTGGTGGTGGCATTGGCTTCGGTCATGGTGGCTTCGGTGGTGGAGTTGGCGGCGTCGGTGGCGTAGGTGGTGGATTTGTGCCGTTTCCTTGA
- the LOC120067533 gene encoding S-protein homolog 5-like: protein MKNKKILSTIILLFFFTAFSFFMFIIQPDRLYLYGVVFEVRVINGFKNNSSLPLVIWCSSEESDLGGRALQEHDDFSWKVTTKLWKRTKFSCTMKWDAKRRSFDAFKVPRDFYRCGNFKKCSWLVTEDGFYFSPDEVNWKKDFQW, encoded by the coding sequence ATGAAGAATAAGAAAATTCTAAGCACCATcatcctcctcttcttcttcacagcatTCTCCTTCTTCATGTTCATCATACAACCAGATAGATTATATCTATACGGTGTCGTTTTTGAGGTTCGAGTCATCAATGGCTTCAAAAACAACTCGTCTTTGCCTTTAGTGATATGGTGCTCTTCAGAAGAGAGTGATTTAGGAGGGAGGGCGTTGCAAGAGCATGATGATTTCAGCTGGAAAGTGACAACAAAACTTTGGAAGAGAACCAAATTCTCTTGTACCATGAAATGGGATGCCAAAAGGAGGTCTTTTGATGCGTTTAAGGTTCCTAGGGACTTTTACAGATGTGGGAATTTCAAGAAGTGTTCTTGGTTGGTTACTGAAGATGGCTTCTATTTTAGCCCCGATGAAGTTAATTGGAAGAAGGATTTTCAATGGTGA